Proteins co-encoded in one Nitrospiraceae bacterium genomic window:
- a CDS encoding mucoidy inhibitor MuiA family protein, translating into MKNKVLQIHALLILAFIFASSGFIHSANAETAPVFKIKGIIVYSDRAMIKKESVVPVNKGENIIVITGVTAGMVDQSLQVSTKSKSNIKITDVKVERTYLHKTQLEKTQKLRARLDNLNELIKKNADEILALNSSIDFVKKVIPFSQNQKPTLTDLSSYMKFMEKSISENLEKIARIEVKQKKLREESKSVENELKNINSEQENSKDIIIHLYAGDDAREANIAVSYIVTMAGWHPQYDVRADSNSSKIDISYFALISQSTGEDWKDANVEISTAKPFIFSTLPELTAWNVDVYQYKPLQYQKSLAPTKGKLAKEFDEMKLEGSEMPEEVQVKAETTSFSFIMPWKLNIPSDNNPHKFLISASNKESKFEYYAVPKLSKYAYLKSSAQNPFSFPMLIGEMNVFLDGRFVNTSSINRTIVPDEAINLSLGVDEGIKVEKKLQKKFTEASGVFSKNTRIKYEYSIDVINGKGKVIDITLNDNFPVSRNEQIKTELESPKKEEAKISNDGIISWDMKLNPGEKRNISVKFDVEYPQNLKIIGLE; encoded by the coding sequence ATGAAAAATAAAGTTTTGCAAATACACGCTTTGTTAATCCTTGCTTTTATTTTTGCATCATCAGGATTTATTCATTCAGCTAATGCTGAGACCGCACCTGTATTTAAGATTAAGGGAATCATTGTTTATTCCGACAGGGCAATGATAAAAAAAGAATCTGTTGTCCCAGTCAATAAAGGCGAGAACATCATTGTAATCACAGGCGTAACTGCAGGCATGGTCGATCAGTCTTTGCAAGTGAGCACAAAAAGCAAGTCTAATATAAAAATAACTGATGTAAAAGTTGAAAGAACCTATCTTCACAAAACACAACTAGAAAAAACCCAGAAACTTCGAGCCAGGCTGGACAATCTAAATGAACTTATAAAGAAAAATGCTGACGAAATACTTGCTTTGAACAGTTCAATTGATTTTGTCAAAAAAGTCATCCCATTCTCACAGAATCAAAAACCAACACTGACTGATCTCTCCTCATATATGAAATTCATGGAAAAATCTATTTCTGAAAATCTCGAAAAGATAGCTAGGATAGAAGTAAAACAAAAAAAATTACGCGAAGAAAGCAAGTCAGTTGAAAATGAGCTGAAAAATATAAATTCAGAACAGGAAAACAGCAAAGACATAATCATTCATTTATATGCCGGAGATGATGCAAGAGAGGCAAACATAGCTGTTTCCTATATAGTTACTATGGCTGGCTGGCACCCCCAATATGATGTAAGGGCTGATTCCAACTCATCAAAAATAGATATAAGTTATTTTGCATTAATCAGCCAGTCTACAGGGGAAGATTGGAAAGATGCAAACGTAGAGATCTCAACAGCCAAACCATTTATTTTTAGTACACTGCCTGAACTTACAGCATGGAATGTTGATGTCTATCAATACAAACCTCTTCAATATCAAAAATCTCTTGCTCCAACAAAAGGGAAACTCGCAAAAGAATTCGATGAAATGAAACTAGAGGGTTCTGAAATGCCTGAGGAAGTTCAGGTCAAAGCAGAAACAACATCATTCAGTTTTATTATGCCTTGGAAGTTAAATATACCATCAGATAATAATCCTCATAAATTTCTTATTTCAGCTTCAAATAAAGAATCTAAATTTGAGTATTACGCAGTGCCAAAATTATCAAAATACGCATATCTCAAATCCAGCGCTCAAAACCCATTCTCGTTTCCCATGTTGATTGGCGAAATGAATGTTTTTCTTGACGGAAGGTTTGTTAACACCTCGTCCATCAACAGAACAATTGTGCCTGACGAGGCCATTAACCTTTCGCTGGGCGTTGACGAAGGGATAAAAGTCGAGAAAAAACTCCAAAAGAAGTTTACTGAAGCTTCCGGCGTATTTTCAAAAAATACCAGGATAAAATATGAATATTCCATTGATGTCATAAACGGGAAAGGCAAGGTTATTGATATAACACTCAATGATAATTTTCCAGTATCAAGAAACGAGCAGATAAAAACAGAACTTGAGAGTCCCAAGAAAGAAGAGGCGAAGATCTCAAATGACGGGATAATCAGTTGGGATATGAAGCTCAATCCTGGTGAAAAAAGAAATATTTCCGTTAAATTCGATGTCGAATATCCACAAAACCTAAAAATAATCGGACTTGAATAA
- a CDS encoding CHAT domain-containing protein encodes MKIDSIFRKIALLLMLAITLIIQQSSFAADNAKEAEKLWELGEKAYNSKKYNEALSYYQKSLSLCAADLECRSSNFNGLGRSYEALGDDKKALSYYEEALKIERQRNNKDGIATNLFNVGAIYRETFNQYEKSLIFLKESERIFRELGDKTSLAIVLFHSGKALNSLGKYQDAMSYFNESIKLNRELKDTQAVAANLNLIGNVYAKLGQYDKPISYYEEALAINKKINNQLEISITLTNIGDAYADLMKYDKSIPYYMEALEIQKKNNFNLEMSVTFNNMGALYDNLDQHQKAVSYYENALKIGRDLRNEPTIATALNNIGNKYSDIGMFDKALAYLNDALVLEKKLNRPMSLTYVLNNIGMLYFKLGRYDESINYLNDALKIDRQLNNPHSIALRLNNIGAVYLKQKKYKNAENVFLERMMLKERIKPNVLLHPGLIQVYLETNRFNEAQILIQENPPTWRNSMNRHFDYHVQMGMVLKGKGVLNDSSQEFLKAAKIIEEMRQTINEKTGFFGGSRYIGRLTPHRELVNMLSELTEKKTRMPDVFNAYGKDPASVAFYFAELTKARTLLETIANSSKGYDESEIPESIRKKEKGLFEELSLIEKNWEKALSQGEQEVKKLSQKKEDVLRKLESHISLLRRDYPRYAALKYPRPLSPVELQLREKEVLVEFSIGDNTTTVFVVKSKGVQNVHKIKITKEELERRVKQFLEPFVSNRPLDFSSKSAKELYDLLLSDALKNIKDTERLIIVPDGILGLLPFEALLVKEGSNLKEHLYVSDKWTTTYSQSATALALTRMLKPSQANKIFFGIANPVYEKNDPRYVAYKQGKPQKSLLAQNLNQYAFRGITILPKTGSEGKWEEIMYPPLPETETEVKTIARLFNVQPIPPDVLLNISANETNLRKVALKDYRYLHFATHADLPGKVQGITEPFIILGQVENKDNDDGFLTLTEVLELGFDANMIVLSACSTGKGKIIEGEGVSNFARAFQHAGARSVIVSLWEVASKETVEYMESFYKHIKSGKSSTEALRLTRKEIKQKYPNPFYWAVFILHGE; translated from the coding sequence ATGAAAATAGATTCAATTTTTAGAAAAATAGCGCTTTTATTAATGCTTGCAATAACTTTAATTATCCAACAAAGCTCTTTTGCAGCTGATAATGCTAAAGAAGCTGAGAAACTCTGGGAACTTGGAGAAAAGGCATACAATTCAAAAAAATATAATGAAGCTCTTTCTTATTATCAAAAATCTTTATCATTATGCGCGGCTGATCTTGAATGCAGATCCTCTAACTTTAATGGTCTCGGCAGGAGTTATGAGGCGCTTGGCGATGATAAAAAAGCGCTTTCGTATTATGAAGAGGCTTTGAAAATTGAAAGACAGAGAAACAATAAAGACGGTATTGCAACCAATCTGTTCAATGTTGGAGCAATATACAGAGAGACATTCAACCAATACGAAAAGTCTTTGATTTTTTTAAAAGAATCAGAAAGGATTTTCAGGGAACTCGGCGATAAAACAAGCCTGGCAATTGTTCTTTTTCATTCAGGCAAAGCGTTAAATTCTCTCGGAAAATACCAAGACGCGATGTCGTATTTCAATGAGTCAATTAAGCTGAATAGGGAATTGAAAGACACACAGGCGGTGGCGGCAAATCTCAATCTGATAGGCAATGTTTATGCAAAACTCGGTCAGTATGATAAACCCATCTCTTATTACGAAGAGGCGCTTGCCATCAATAAAAAAATAAATAACCAGCTGGAAATATCTATAACTCTGACAAACATAGGCGATGCATATGCTGACCTCATGAAATATGATAAATCTATTCCATATTATATGGAGGCACTCGAGATACAAAAAAAGAACAACTTCAATCTCGAAATGTCAGTTACATTTAATAATATGGGCGCGCTTTACGACAACCTAGACCAGCATCAAAAAGCTGTTTCCTATTATGAGAATGCTTTAAAGATAGGCAGAGATCTACGGAATGAACCGACTATTGCCACAGCGCTGAATAATATCGGCAATAAATATTCTGACATAGGAATGTTTGACAAAGCGCTTGCATATCTTAATGATGCTCTTGTTCTTGAAAAAAAATTAAACAGGCCTATGTCTCTAACATATGTTTTAAATAATATTGGCATGCTCTATTTTAAGCTTGGCAGGTACGATGAATCAATTAATTATCTAAATGATGCCTTGAAAATTGACAGACAATTAAACAATCCTCATTCCATCGCTCTCAGGCTAAATAATATCGGCGCAGTTTATCTCAAACAAAAAAAATATAAAAATGCAGAAAATGTATTTTTAGAAAGAATGATGCTGAAGGAAAGGATCAAGCCAAATGTGTTGCTTCATCCCGGCCTGATACAGGTTTATCTTGAGACAAACAGATTTAATGAAGCACAGATACTGATTCAGGAAAACCCGCCAACATGGAGAAATAGCATGAACCGTCATTTTGATTATCATGTCCAGATGGGCATGGTGTTAAAAGGCAAGGGAGTGCTTAATGATTCATCTCAAGAGTTCCTAAAGGCTGCAAAGATAATAGAAGAGATGCGCCAAACAATTAATGAAAAAACAGGTTTTTTTGGTGGGAGCCGATATATTGGCCGCCTCACGCCTCATAGGGAACTTGTTAATATGCTTTCAGAGCTGACAGAGAAAAAGACAAGGATGCCTGATGTATTTAATGCATACGGAAAAGACCCTGCTTCTGTTGCTTTTTATTTTGCAGAGCTTACAAAGGCACGAACTCTCCTAGAAACAATAGCTAATTCTTCAAAAGGATATGATGAATCTGAAATCCCGGAAAGCATTAGAAAAAAAGAAAAGGGACTGTTTGAAGAACTCAGCTTGATAGAAAAAAACTGGGAGAAGGCATTGTCACAAGGAGAACAGGAAGTAAAAAAACTATCTCAGAAAAAAGAAGATGTCTTAAGGAAATTAGAATCTCATATATCCCTTTTGCGAAGAGATTATCCTAGATATGCTGCCCTGAAGTATCCGCGGCCTTTATCCCCTGTAGAACTGCAGTTAAGAGAAAAGGAAGTTCTGGTGGAGTTCAGTATAGGAGATAACACAACCACTGTATTTGTGGTGAAAAGCAAAGGAGTCCAGAATGTCCACAAGATAAAAATTACAAAAGAAGAACTTGAAAGAAGGGTGAAACAATTTTTGGAACCTTTTGTTTCAAACAGACCTTTGGATTTTTCATCAAAATCAGCAAAGGAATTATATGATTTATTGCTCTCTGATGCATTAAAAAATATTAAAGACACTGAAAGGCTAATAATAGTTCCGGATGGTATTCTCGGACTCTTGCCGTTTGAAGCATTACTTGTTAAAGAAGGAAGCAATCTAAAAGAACATCTTTATGTAAGCGACAAGTGGACGACAACTTATTCCCAGTCTGCAACAGCCCTTGCACTTACACGAATGTTAAAACCATCCCAGGCAAATAAAATTTTCTTCGGCATAGCAAACCCGGTCTATGAAAAAAATGATCCGCGCTATGTTGCTTACAAACAAGGCAAGCCGCAAAAATCTTTACTTGCCCAGAATTTGAATCAATACGCATTTAGAGGCATCACAATTCTTCCAAAAACCGGGTCAGAAGGCAAGTGGGAAGAAATCATGTATCCGCCACTTCCTGAAACAGAAACAGAAGTAAAAACAATTGCAAGGCTTTTTAATGTTCAGCCTATACCGCCTGATGTACTTCTGAATATTTCAGCGAATGAAACAAATCTAAGAAAAGTAGCGTTAAAAGATTACCGCTATCTTCATTTTGCCACACACGCTGACCTCCCAGGGAAAGTGCAGGGCATTACAGAGCCTTTTATAATTCTTGGCCAGGTAGAAAATAAAGACAATGACGACGGGTTCCTGACTTTAACCGAGGTTTTGGAACTAGGTTTTGATGCAAACATGATAGTGCTTTCTGCATGCTCCACAGGCAAAGGGAAAATTATTGAAGGGGAAGGAGTTTCAAATTTTGCAAGGGCATTTCAACACGCAGGAGCAAGAAGTGTTATTGTGAGCCTCTGGGAAGTAGCATCAAAAGAAACGGTCGAATACATGGAGAGCTTCTACAAGCATATAAAATCCGGTAAGAGCAGCACAGAAGCATTGAGACTCACGAGAAAAGAAATAAAACAAAAATATCCCAATCCGTTTTACTGGGCAGTTTTCATCCTGCACGGAGAATAA
- a CDS encoding DUF4384 domain-containing protein, which yields MHRLLVLLFLALFNISSLYAAQSTITESEGYACMGEDKSRKQTEQTALTDAKKKAVEKTTTYIKSETHVKNFELEKDIVAAYANANVKIIQELEKKWYKDDAMGDCLNIKIKAEIIPDEKALEKISKDSLITDDPSVPLYIKMWSEKKEYKQGEKMKVYIKSNKPFYARVVYKDAAGKLVQLLPNPHRENNYFNGGVVYEIPSGEDKFELEVAPPFGKENIIVYASTSQLGEIDVEPLSGVYDIKTRSGIVGIKTRGVVLKEKPTGNKQQIPAEFSETAVFLKTTK from the coding sequence ATGCATAGATTGCTTGTTTTATTGTTTTTAGCGTTGTTCAATATATCAAGCCTTTATGCCGCTCAATCCACAATAACTGAGTCTGAAGGCTATGCATGTATGGGCGAGGACAAGTCAAGAAAACAGACAGAACAGACTGCTCTTACAGATGCAAAGAAAAAGGCAGTCGAAAAAACAACAACTTATATAAAAAGCGAGACACATGTTAAAAACTTTGAACTCGAAAAAGACATTGTGGCTGCCTATGCAAATGCAAATGTAAAAATAATCCAGGAACTTGAGAAAAAGTGGTATAAAGACGACGCTATGGGTGACTGCCTGAACATAAAGATCAAGGCAGAGATAATACCCGATGAAAAAGCATTGGAAAAAATTTCAAAAGACAGTTTGATAACTGATGATCCTTCTGTTCCGCTATATATTAAAATGTGGTCTGAGAAAAAAGAATACAAACAGGGCGAAAAAATGAAGGTTTATATAAAAAGCAACAAACCTTTTTACGCAAGAGTTGTTTATAAGGATGCAGCCGGCAAACTTGTCCAGCTTTTGCCTAACCCTCATAGGGAAAATAATTATTTTAACGGCGGGGTTGTTTATGAAATACCCTCTGGGGAAGACAAGTTTGAACTCGAGGTAGCGCCTCCATTTGGCAAGGAAAACATTATTGTTTATGCAAGCACATCACAATTAGGAGAGATTGATGTAGAGCCGCTAAGCGGAGTGTATGATATAAAAACCAGATCGGGGATAGTTGGGATCAAAACACGCGGAGTTGTTCTGAAGGAAAAACCAACAGGCAATAAACAGCAAATCCCTGCTGAATTTTCAGAAACAGCGGTATTTTTGAAAACAACGAAATAA
- a CDS encoding ABC transporter permease yields the protein MKIKYSGLFDTFTEPLGLLFYVFKNLPYLKVDAVRSVFLKQIYFGGIETFRKMMIIGILIGIVIITQITSLVGLGSAVLTGKILVWVVVRELGPLLAAIIIIARSVTAVSSELGAMNVQGEIENIETMGIDPVRYLILPRVAALTLSSVMLTFYFEFAAILGSITITSVFWGVPFEQFVKGILSSLSMNDLTVSLIKSLFFGLLISLVSCYEGFKVKKSITQIPQATTRATIQSLFLVFIFDGIITFIFFI from the coding sequence ATGAAAATAAAATATTCCGGATTATTTGATACCTTTACTGAACCGCTAGGGCTTCTTTTTTATGTGTTCAAAAATCTCCCTTATTTAAAGGTTGATGCTGTTCGATCAGTCTTTCTAAAACAAATTTATTTTGGCGGGATAGAAACATTCAGAAAAATGATGATAATCGGGATACTCATTGGCATTGTTATAATCACTCAGATAACAAGTCTCGTTGGATTGGGAAGCGCTGTGCTTACCGGTAAAATACTTGTCTGGGTCGTAGTCAGAGAACTGGGTCCTTTACTGGCTGCAATAATTATTATTGCCCGCAGCGTGACTGCAGTCTCATCGGAGCTTGGAGCGATGAATGTGCAGGGCGAAATAGAAAACATTGAAACTATGGGAATAGACCCTGTGCGTTATCTCATCTTGCCAAGAGTCGCAGCCTTGACGTTGTCGTCAGTAATGCTTACCTTCTATTTTGAGTTTGCAGCCATCTTGGGAAGCATAACTATAACTTCAGTTTTCTGGGGTGTGCCGTTTGAACAATTTGTGAAAGGCATACTGTCATCTCTCAGTATGAATGATCTGACTGTCTCACTTATTAAAAGCCTTTTTTTTGGTCTGCTGATTTCATTAGTCAGTTGCTATGAAGGATTTAAAGTAAAAAAAAGCATTACCCAGATACCACAGGCTACAACCAGGGCGACGATACAGAGCCTGTTTCTTGTATTTATTTTTGATGGTATAATAACTTTTATATTTTTCATATGA
- a CDS encoding ATP-binding cassette domain-containing protein, with the protein MECADYSVSRGDICAVVTETGFDKSLLLQLLTGFVKPDSGKIYILGKDLSIISDNELNEVRQMMGVVFENGGLISNLKVGENIMLPVSYHSPESHLYSEQKMMKLLEQAGYDEEITILPGPLPLYKKRLAGLVRAMLTEPELIIYDSIFDGLSQNVREKVHNLVSSFHFEKEGRASLFLASDKTSLRDISPSKIHILKNGRFDERD; encoded by the coding sequence TTGGAATGTGCAGATTATTCAGTCTCAAGAGGCGACATCTGTGCTGTTGTCACAGAAACAGGTTTTGATAAGAGTCTTCTGCTCCAGCTCTTGACAGGATTTGTAAAACCTGATTCAGGCAAAATATATATTTTAGGAAAAGATTTATCAATAATTTCAGACAATGAGCTCAATGAGGTAAGGCAAATGATGGGAGTAGTTTTTGAAAATGGCGGGCTAATAAGTAATCTGAAAGTAGGTGAGAACATCATGTTGCCTGTTTCCTATCATTCACCTGAATCTCATCTGTATTCAGAACAAAAAATGATGAAACTCCTGGAGCAAGCAGGATATGATGAAGAAATCACAATACTTCCCGGACCGCTTCCATTGTACAAGAAACGTCTTGCAGGACTTGTAAGGGCAATGCTTACGGAGCCTGAACTTATAATATATGACTCTATATTTGATGGGTTGAGTCAGAATGTCAGAGAAAAGGTGCATAATCTTGTGTCTTCATTTCATTTCGAGAAAGAGGGGAGGGCATCCTTATTTCTTGCTTCAGACAAAACATCTCTCAGAGACATAAGCCCATCAAAAATTCATATCCTGAAAAACGGGAGATTTGATGAAAGAGACTGA
- a CDS encoding MlaD family protein, with protein sequence MKETDPRFINLGRKAVLFFAIAVIGIIATLIFIGMESGIFTKTFRIHLTVEKGTGFFEGMPVKLSGFKIGKIQELSLDENAKVKVVLTINKKYQKWIRQDSKALLGKEGLIGESIIAITVGSMDKPIIQNDSSIQFEKGKGVEEILEEVKPLIGEIKNILVYINDPQGDLKKTISNLKTLSSGLLNTRANVDKAISNITPAMAKLDRTMDNLEKTTAKLKDAVDKSSPKIPAVMSKTEDALDGTDEVVRSLKQIWPIRLFIEEPKNKQIYGDSYE encoded by the coding sequence ATGAAAGAGACTGATCCTCGGTTTATTAATCTTGGCAGAAAAGCAGTGTTGTTCTTTGCAATCGCTGTCATAGGGATTATTGCCACGCTTATTTTTATCGGCATGGAAAGTGGCATATTCACAAAAACATTCAGGATACATCTCACTGTGGAAAAAGGCACAGGATTTTTTGAAGGAATGCCTGTTAAGCTGTCTGGCTTTAAAATTGGCAAGATACAGGAACTCTCGCTTGATGAGAACGCAAAAGTTAAAGTTGTCTTGACAATTAATAAAAAATATCAAAAATGGATTCGACAAGACTCAAAAGCGCTTCTTGGGAAAGAAGGCTTAATAGGCGAGAGCATTATTGCCATTACCGTTGGCAGTATGGATAAACCAATTATACAGAATGATTCATCCATACAATTTGAGAAAGGGAAGGGCGTTGAGGAAATTCTTGAAGAAGTAAAGCCGCTAATAGGTGAAATAAAAAATATACTTGTTTATATAAACGACCCGCAAGGAGATCTGAAAAAAACAATCAGCAATCTAAAAACACTTTCATCAGGATTGTTAAATACCAGAGCGAATGTTGATAAGGCAATATCAAATATTACTCCTGCAATGGCAAAACTTGACAGAACAATGGACAATCTCGAAAAAACAACAGCCAAACTTAAAGACGCAGTTGATAAATCTTCTCCAAAAATACCTGCGGTCATGAGCAAGACAGAAGACGCACTTGACGGCACAGACGAGGTCGTGAGATCACTGAAACAGATATGGCCTATCAGGTTGTTCATCGAAGAACCCAAAAACAAACAGATATATGGTGATAGCTATGAATAG
- a CDS encoding tetratricopeptide repeat protein has translation MNRKQLLFLLLITSIYFSLYACGGQQIQTLPVVHTKAIEYNQKGLKAAEKGDYEKALNYNLEALKLNRSIENTDGTAVNMLNIAVLYSKKGDTAEAHKYINDIFALQGINDATMSEALFENARLYLKEIKLAEAREYAKKSLSLHKGTREGSRWNILSRIALIESKYDEAFLYAGTALKLNISNNQAKEESNSLRLLADLNMIKKNYSESRKLYENALEIDKKIGDSKKIALTLRSLGELCFRQGELKDSKSYFIRAYEVSRNAGDMEGTIIAIDALTSVYEKSGDKVNAEKLLKEKTILQQKIK, from the coding sequence ATGAATAGAAAACAATTGCTGTTTTTATTGCTAATTACATCTATATATTTTTCTCTTTATGCCTGTGGCGGACAGCAAATCCAAACTCTTCCTGTTGTTCATACAAAGGCAATCGAATATAACCAAAAGGGACTTAAGGCCGCTGAAAAGGGTGATTACGAAAAAGCGTTAAATTATAATCTGGAAGCTTTAAAATTGAATCGTTCCATCGAGAACACAGATGGAACAGCAGTTAATATGTTAAACATCGCGGTTCTTTATTCTAAAAAAGGAGATACAGCAGAAGCGCATAAATATATAAACGATATTTTTGCGCTTCAGGGAATCAATGACGCAACAATGTCAGAAGCACTTTTTGAAAATGCAAGGCTTTATCTTAAAGAAATAAAACTTGCTGAGGCAAGAGAATATGCAAAAAAATCGTTATCTCTTCACAAAGGAACAAGAGAAGGAAGCAGGTGGAATATCCTTTCAAGAATCGCCTTGATTGAAAGTAAATACGACGAAGCTTTTTTGTATGCTGGCACAGCGCTCAAGCTTAATATAAGCAATAATCAGGCAAAAGAAGAATCCAATTCTCTTCGTCTGCTTGCAGATTTGAATATGATCAAGAAAAATTACAGCGAATCCAGAAAACTTTACGAAAATGCACTGGAAATAGATAAAAAAATAGGCGACAGCAAAAAGATAGCTCTTACGCTAAGAAGCCTTGGAGAGTTATGTTTCAGACAGGGAGAATTAAAAGATTCAAAAAGTTATTTCATCCGTGCATATGAAGTAAGTAGAAATGCTGGTGACATGGAAGGCACGATAATAGCGATCGATGCATTAACCTCTGTCTATGAGAAATCAGGGGATAAGGTAAATGCAGAAAAACTGCTTAAAGAAAAAACTATCCTGCAGCAAAAAATAAAATAA
- the trmD gene encoding tRNA (guanosine(37)-N1)-methyltransferase TrmD, with protein MKIDIITIFPEIFHSYFNTGVIKKGIEKKIISIKVHNLRDFTDDKHKTVDDYPYGGGAGMVMKPEPFFKAVEAIKADGIPRRTIMLSPQGTVLDQNIALSMSKDSASLIFICGRYEAIDERVRKMLVDDEISIGDYILTGGELPALVIIDSFARLIPGVLGDERSTEEESFSWGILDYPHYTRPPEFRGHDVPDVLLSGNHRDISLWRRKEALRQTLFKRPDLIKKISLKEEDHKLLSEIREE; from the coding sequence ATGAAGATAGACATAATCACTATATTTCCAGAAATATTTCATTCATATTTTAATACAGGTGTTATAAAAAAAGGCATTGAGAAAAAAATTATATCTATTAAAGTGCATAATTTGCGTGACTTTACTGATGACAAACACAAAACAGTTGATGACTATCCTTATGGCGGCGGAGCAGGAATGGTTATGAAACCAGAACCTTTTTTCAAAGCTGTTGAGGCAATAAAAGCTGACGGCATACCAAGGCGTACTATAATGCTAAGCCCTCAGGGAACAGTACTTGACCAAAATATAGCCCTCTCAATGTCTAAAGACAGTGCATCTCTTATTTTTATATGCGGAAGATATGAAGCCATTGATGAGAGGGTTAGAAAAATGCTTGTTGATGATGAAATATCGATAGGGGATTATATTTTAACTGGCGGAGAATTGCCTGCTTTAGTTATAATAGACAGCTTTGCGAGGCTTATTCCAGGAGTGTTGGGAGATGAACGCTCAACAGAAGAAGAGTCATTTAGTTGGGGAATACTAGATTATCCTCATTATACAAGACCACCTGAATTCCGTGGTCATGATGTCCCTGATGTACTTCTTTCAGGAAACCACAGGGATATATCGCTTTGGAGAAGAAAAGAGGCATTGAGGCAGACCTTATTTAAAAGACCTGACCTCATTAAAAAGATATCACTAAAAGAAGAAGATCATAAATTGTTGTCAGAGATAAGGGAGGAATAA
- the rplS gene encoding 50S ribosomal protein L19 has product MNLVDTVEQSYMKEMPKFRVGDTVKIMVKVIEGDKERLQPFEGVVISRRGSGTKETFIVRKISFGVGVERIFPLYSPIIDNIEVIRQGSVRRAKLYYLRGKKGKGTKIKEKEREISKEE; this is encoded by the coding sequence ATGAATCTTGTTGATACTGTTGAACAAAGCTATATGAAGGAAATGCCAAAATTTCGCGTTGGTGATACAGTAAAGATCATGGTAAAAGTTATTGAGGGCGATAAAGAAAGGCTCCAGCCTTTTGAAGGTGTTGTTATCTCAAGACGCGGAAGCGGCACAAAAGAAACATTTATTGTAAGAAAAATCTCATTCGGTGTTGGAGTCGAGAGGATATTCCCGCTTTATTCGCCAATCATAGACAATATAGAGGTGATTAGGCAGGGTTCTGTGCGCAGGGCAAAGCTTTATTATCTTCGAGGCAAAAAAGGCAAGGGAACAAAAATAAAAGAAAAAGAAAGAGAAATTTCAAAAGAAGAGTAG
- a CDS encoding ribonuclease HII, which translates to MNLYEYDESYRKKGFAIIAGIDEAGRGPLAGPVVASAVVLSVKTRINGLRDSKKVPEKERQTLFYEVLSSCLDVGVGIVEADKIDRMNILKATKLAMENAVEDLLDRPDFLLIDAVKLPKVNIQQLSPIKGESLSASIAAASIIAKFVRDRLMQQYHQLYPQYGFEKHKGYGTKEHLDSLQHYGPCPIHRKSFDKVMSLILPFNQI; encoded by the coding sequence ATGAATCTCTACGAATATGATGAATCCTACAGAAAAAAGGGGTTCGCAATAATTGCAGGGATAGATGAAGCAGGAAGAGGACCACTCGCAGGGCCGGTTGTAGCATCTGCAGTGGTTCTTTCAGTTAAAACCAGAATAAACGGGTTAAGAGATTCAAAGAAAGTTCCTGAAAAAGAAAGACAAACATTGTTTTATGAGGTTTTGAGTTCCTGCCTTGATGTTGGAGTTGGAATAGTTGAGGCTGACAAAATAGATAGAATGAATATTCTTAAAGCAACAAAACTAGCCATGGAAAATGCAGTTGAGGATCTCTTAGACAGACCTGATTTTCTTTTAATTGATGCAGTAAAATTGCCAAAGGTGAACATTCAGCAGCTATCTCCAATAAAAGGAGAATCCCTGAGTGCATCAATCGCAGCTGCCTCGATCATTGCTAAGTTTGTAAGGGACAGATTAATGCAGCAGTATCACCAGCTATATCCACAATACGGCTTTGAAAAACACAAAGGATATGGGACAAAAGAACATCTAGACAGCTTACAGCATTATGGGCCATGTCCAATACACAGAAAAAGTTTTGACAAAGTAATGTCATTAATATTGCCGTTTAATCAAATTTAA